A single window of Microbispora hainanensis DNA harbors:
- a CDS encoding 5-oxoprolinase/urea amidolyase family protein, giving the protein MNTLLVANRGEIAVRVIATARRLGLRTVAVYSDADRGAAHVRLADHAVRLGPAPARESYLDADRVLRAALDSGADAVHPGYGFLSEDAAFARRVEAAGLAFVGPTPEQLDLFGAKHTARAAAEAAGVPLLPGTGLLPDLDAALDAASDIGYPVMLKATGGGGGIGMRACRDAGELAQAWQSVERTAAASFASAGLFLERLVEGGRHVEVQVFGDGMGNVVALGDRDCSLQRRHQKVLEEAPAPGLPPAVRARLADSAAGLCASVRYRSAGTVEFIYDPVRAEPYFLEVNTRLQVEHPVTEAIYGVDLVEWMLRLAQGDAGHVHAALRTPPVAVGHAVEARVYAEDPSRDHRPSAGLLTHVSFPPGVRVDGWVETGTQVSSAYDPLLAKVIAHGADREQALDRLAAALAETRIDGVETNVGLLRAAAGDPSVRAATHGTATLAGLADGSRRVEVVRPGTLTTVQDWPGRAGYWQVGVPPSGPMDDRSFRYGNAVLGNDPGAPGLECTLRGPALRFSHAATVCVTGAPTPVTVDGTPVPQWEPVTVPAGGVLDIGAAEGPGLRVYLLVAGGFDVPAYLGSAATFTLGGFGGHGGRALRAGDVLHGGRLYDGGADGGVTLAERPEFGHAWRIGVVEGPHANPEFFTDEDIRDFYAAQWKVHHNSARTGVRLVGPKPRWARLDGGEAGLHPSNIHDTPYSVGAVDYTGDMPVVLGPDGPSLGGFVCPATVVTSERWKLGQLRPGDTVTFVPVPPAIGVPGDGGVLHRLPETGERPAVTYRRSGDDNILVEYGPMELDLGLRMRVHALSEAVAARDLPGVVDLTPGIRSLQVHLDPAVLSQRDLLVELLHIEAGLPPTGELEVPSRVVHLPLSWDDPATREAIARYMAGVRDDAPWCPSNIEFIRRVNGLEDEAEVHRIVFDAEYLVLGLGDVYLGAPVATPLDPRHRLVTTKYNPARTWTAENSVGIGGAYLCIYGMEGPGGYQFVDRTTQVWSSWQQRGAFEPGSPWLLRFFDRIRWYPVTAEELLELRADLAAGRLEPKIEEGVFRLADYRRFLDEHAGSIAAFRERQAAAFAAERAAWQAAGEFDRAEQPPGPAETELDVPPGCRVVEAEFAASVWQIGVTPGRRVAEGEPLIVLEAMKMESAVLAPEDGVVERVLVRPGEQVEAGVPMVVLRSDRG; this is encoded by the coding sequence ATGAACACCCTCCTCGTCGCCAACCGGGGCGAGATCGCCGTCCGCGTCATCGCCACCGCCCGCCGCCTCGGGCTGCGCACGGTCGCCGTCTACTCCGACGCCGACCGGGGCGCCGCCCACGTCCGCCTGGCCGACCACGCCGTACGGCTCGGCCCCGCTCCGGCCAGGGAGAGCTACCTCGATGCCGACCGGGTGCTGCGGGCCGCCCTGGACAGCGGCGCGGACGCCGTCCACCCCGGTTACGGCTTCCTGTCGGAGGACGCCGCCTTCGCGCGCCGGGTCGAGGCCGCAGGGCTGGCCTTCGTCGGTCCCACTCCCGAGCAGCTCGACCTGTTCGGGGCCAAGCACACCGCCCGCGCCGCCGCCGAGGCGGCCGGGGTGCCCCTGCTCCCCGGCACCGGCCTGCTCCCCGACCTCGACGCGGCCCTGGACGCCGCGAGCGACATCGGCTATCCGGTCATGCTCAAGGCCACCGGCGGAGGCGGCGGCATCGGCATGCGCGCCTGCCGCGACGCCGGCGAGCTGGCCCAGGCGTGGCAGAGCGTCGAGCGTACGGCCGCCGCGAGCTTCGCCTCGGCCGGGCTGTTCCTGGAGCGCCTGGTCGAGGGGGGCCGGCATGTCGAGGTGCAGGTCTTCGGCGACGGCATGGGCAACGTCGTCGCGCTCGGCGACCGCGACTGCTCGCTGCAGCGGCGCCACCAGAAGGTGCTGGAGGAGGCACCCGCGCCCGGCCTGCCGCCGGCCGTGCGGGCCAGGCTCGCGGACAGCGCCGCCGGTCTGTGCGCCTCCGTGCGCTACCGGTCGGCCGGCACCGTCGAGTTCATCTACGACCCCGTGCGCGCCGAGCCGTACTTCCTGGAGGTCAACACCCGTCTCCAGGTGGAGCACCCGGTCACCGAGGCGATCTACGGCGTCGACCTGGTCGAGTGGATGCTGCGCCTGGCCCAGGGCGACGCGGGGCACGTGCACGCCGCCCTGCGCACCCCGCCCGTGGCCGTCGGCCACGCCGTCGAGGCCCGGGTCTACGCCGAGGACCCTAGCCGCGACCACCGGCCCAGCGCGGGCCTGCTCACCCACGTCTCGTTCCCCCCGGGCGTACGGGTCGACGGCTGGGTCGAGACGGGCACCCAGGTGAGCAGCGCCTACGACCCGCTGCTCGCCAAGGTGATCGCGCACGGCGCCGACCGGGAACAGGCACTCGACCGGCTGGCCGCGGCGCTGGCCGAGACCAGGATCGACGGCGTCGAGACCAACGTCGGGCTGCTGCGCGCCGCCGCCGGCGACCCCTCCGTACGGGCGGCAACGCACGGCACCGCCACCCTGGCCGGGCTCGCCGACGGCTCCCGGCGCGTCGAGGTGGTGCGCCCCGGCACGCTCACGACCGTTCAGGACTGGCCGGGACGCGCCGGCTACTGGCAGGTGGGCGTGCCGCCGTCCGGACCGATGGACGACCGCTCCTTCAGATATGGCAACGCCGTCCTCGGCAACGACCCCGGCGCGCCCGGCCTGGAGTGCACGCTGCGGGGCCCGGCGCTGCGCTTCAGCCACGCCGCCACCGTCTGCGTCACCGGCGCGCCCACGCCCGTCACCGTGGACGGCACGCCGGTGCCGCAGTGGGAGCCGGTCACCGTGCCCGCCGGCGGCGTGCTGGACATCGGCGCCGCCGAAGGGCCGGGGCTGCGGGTCTACCTGCTCGTCGCGGGCGGGTTCGACGTGCCCGCCTATCTGGGCAGCGCCGCGACGTTCACGCTCGGCGGGTTCGGCGGCCACGGCGGCCGGGCCCTGCGCGCGGGTGACGTCCTTCACGGGGGCCGCCTCTACGACGGCGGCGCGGACGGTGGTGTAACCCTGGCGGAGCGGCCCGAGTTCGGGCACGCCTGGCGGATCGGCGTGGTCGAGGGCCCGCACGCCAACCCCGAGTTCTTCACCGACGAGGACATCCGCGACTTCTACGCCGCCCAGTGGAAGGTCCACCACAACTCCGCGCGCACCGGCGTCCGCCTGGTCGGCCCCAAACCGCGCTGGGCCCGCCTCGACGGGGGAGAGGCGGGACTGCATCCGTCCAACATCCACGACACCCCCTATTCGGTGGGCGCGGTGGACTACACCGGCGACATGCCGGTCGTGCTCGGCCCCGACGGCCCCTCGCTCGGCGGGTTCGTGTGCCCGGCGACCGTCGTCACCTCGGAACGCTGGAAACTCGGCCAGCTCCGGCCGGGAGACACCGTCACCTTCGTCCCCGTGCCGCCCGCGATCGGCGTCCCCGGCGACGGCGGCGTGCTGCACCGTCTCCCCGAGACCGGCGAGCGGCCCGCCGTCACCTACCGGCGCAGCGGCGACGACAACATCCTCGTCGAGTATGGCCCGATGGAGCTCGACCTGGGCCTGCGCATGCGGGTGCACGCGCTGTCGGAGGCGGTCGCCGCCCGCGACCTGCCTGGTGTCGTCGACCTCACCCCCGGCATCCGGTCGCTTCAGGTCCATCTCGACCCGGCCGTGCTCTCGCAGCGCGACCTGCTGGTCGAACTGCTCCACATCGAGGCCGGTCTGCCGCCCACCGGGGAGCTGGAGGTGCCCAGCCGCGTCGTCCACCTGCCCCTGTCGTGGGACGATCCCGCCACCCGGGAGGCCATCGCCCGCTACATGGCGGGCGTGCGCGACGACGCGCCCTGGTGCCCGTCGAACATCGAGTTCATCCGGCGGGTGAACGGCCTGGAGGACGAGGCCGAGGTCCATCGCATCGTCTTCGACGCCGAATATCTCGTCCTCGGGCTCGGCGACGTCTATCTCGGCGCGCCCGTGGCCACCCCGCTCGATCCCCGGCACCGCCTGGTCACGACCAAGTACAACCCCGCCCGCACCTGGACCGCCGAGAACTCCGTCGGCATCGGCGGCGCGTACCTGTGCATCTACGGCATGGAGGGACCGGGCGGCTACCAGTTCGTCGACCGCACCACGCAGGTGTGGTCGAGCTGGCAGCAGCGCGGCGCGTTCGAGCCCGGCTCGCCCTGGCTGCTGCGCTTCTTCGACCGGATCCGCTGGTATCCGGTGACGGCCGAAGAGCTGCTCGAACTGCGCGCCGACCTGGCGGCCGGGCGCCTCGAACCCAAGATCGAAGAAGGAGTGTTCCGGCTCGCCGACTATCGCCGCTTCCTCGACGAGCACGCCGGCTCCATCGCGGCCTTCCGCGAACGGCAGGCCGCCGCCTTCGCGGCCGAGCGCGCGGCCTGGCAGGCGGCGGGCGAGTTCGACCGCGCGGAGCAGCCACCGGGCCCGGCCGAGACCGAGCTGGACGTCCCGCCGGGCTGCCGGGTGGTGGAGGCGGAGTTCGCCGCGAGCGTCTGGCAGATCGGCGTCACACCCGGCAGGCGGGTCGCCGAGGGGGAACCGCTGATCGTGCTGGAGGCGATGAAGATGGAGTCCGCCGTCCTGGCCCCGGAGGACGGCGTGGTCGAACGCGTCCTGGTCAGGCCCGGCGAGCAGGTCGAGGCGGGCGTCCCGATGGTGGTGCTGAGGAGTGATCGTGGCTGA
- a CDS encoding MFS transporter, whose translation MPAATLRSFRHHNYRLWAGADLVSVTGTWMQVLGVNWLILSATGSATSVGLSLVLQAAPTLLLGLWGGSLADRLPARPVVLATQVAQAALAALLALTAAGAPGSVAPVYAIVFASGVVNAIGGPALGRFGAEVVPARDLPNAFALGSIINSAGRILGMSLAGALLPLTGTAGLFLVNALSFAAVIVAVLAMRASEMHRLLHSETDRGGVRAGLSYVLRTPWLVVLLALALILGSLGRNYQVTMAAMSSGPLAAGAGGYGLLSTIFAIGTVIGGVIAAGRPRLTVALLLVTALLTGVGQSVSGFMPGLAAFGALMLPIAAGAVIIDTTLATRAQLDSPDHMRGRVIAVQGVVSAGAGAIGGPLLGLLCDIVGPRVTLQVTGVVVVLATVAAGLALARLRGRAPARPALAHAAPLQLPPEPEPPGREPAQQRVPAGVASGPAEQAPALA comes from the coding sequence TTGCCTGCGGCGACGCTGCGCTCTTTTCGCCATCACAACTACCGCCTCTGGGCAGGAGCAGACCTGGTCTCGGTCACTGGCACCTGGATGCAGGTGCTGGGTGTCAACTGGCTGATCCTCTCGGCCACCGGATCGGCGACCAGCGTGGGCCTCAGCCTGGTCCTCCAGGCCGCACCCACGCTCCTGCTGGGGCTGTGGGGCGGCTCCCTGGCCGACCGGCTCCCCGCCCGCCCGGTCGTGCTCGCCACGCAGGTGGCTCAGGCGGCGCTCGCCGCTCTCCTCGCGCTCACCGCCGCGGGCGCCCCCGGCTCCGTGGCACCGGTGTACGCCATCGTGTTCGCGAGCGGCGTCGTGAACGCCATCGGCGGCCCGGCCCTCGGCAGATTCGGGGCCGAGGTGGTCCCCGCGCGGGACCTGCCGAACGCCTTCGCGCTGGGATCGATCATCAATTCGGCCGGCCGCATCCTCGGCATGAGCCTGGCCGGGGCCCTTCTCCCACTCACCGGCACGGCCGGCCTGTTCCTCGTCAACGCCCTGAGCTTCGCCGCCGTCATCGTGGCCGTCCTCGCCATGCGCGCCTCCGAGATGCACCGGCTCCTGCACTCCGAGACGGACCGGGGCGGGGTGCGCGCCGGCCTGTCCTACGTGCTTCGCACGCCCTGGCTCGTGGTGCTGCTGGCGCTCGCGCTGATTCTGGGCAGCCTGGGCCGCAACTACCAGGTCACCATGGCGGCGATGAGCTCCGGACCGCTGGCCGCCGGCGCCGGAGGATACGGGCTGCTGTCGACGATCTTCGCGATCGGCACGGTGATCGGCGGGGTGATCGCCGCCGGACGTCCCCGCCTCACGGTGGCCCTGCTGCTCGTCACCGCGCTGCTGACCGGCGTGGGCCAGAGCGTCAGCGGCTTCATGCCCGGCCTGGCCGCCTTCGGCGCGCTCATGCTGCCGATCGCCGCCGGCGCTGTGATCATCGACACCACCCTCGCGACCCGCGCCCAGCTGGACAGCCCCGACCACATGCGCGGCCGGGTCATCGCCGTCCAAGGCGTGGTCAGCGCGGGCGCGGGGGCCATCGGCGGGCCGCTTCTCGGCCTGCTCTGCGACATCGTGGGCCCCCGCGTGACTTTGCAGGTCACCGGTGTCGTGGTGGTCCTGGCCACCGTGGCCGCCGGGCTCGCCCTGGCCCGGCTGCGCGGGCGCGCGCCGGCCCGGCCCGCACTCGCGCATGCGGCTCCCCTTCAGTTGCCGCCCGAGCCTGAGCCGCCCGGCCGGGAGCCCGCCCAGCAGCGTGTCCCCGCCGGTGTGGCGTCCGGTCCGGCCGAGCAGGCGCCCGCGCTGGCATGA
- a CDS encoding urea amidolyase associated protein UAAP1 has product MATSTTYGAREHARAQEGTTSDTMPVLPASDWPAPPDGVDPADLVWAETVAGGGYTHKVLARGTELRLTDLAGDACAHLLLYVEGRPWERLNVADTVKVLWNAYIGEGHLLLSDQGRVLASMVADTSGRHDTICGTSTLRRNIERYGDGSPQGASPAGRELFTLAAAKHGLQPRDLPPSISFFQGVRVGPDGGLIFTGSAGPGASVTLRAEMPLVVLIANTAHPIDPRPAYTCTPLEVLAWRARPTAPDDPLWQASPEGRRAFLNTAEVTR; this is encoded by the coding sequence ATGGCGACCAGCACGACGTACGGCGCGCGCGAGCACGCCCGAGCACAGGAAGGCACCACGAGCGACACCATGCCGGTGCTCCCGGCCTCCGACTGGCCCGCCCCGCCGGACGGCGTCGACCCCGCCGACCTCGTGTGGGCCGAGACCGTCGCCGGGGGCGGCTACACCCACAAGGTGCTGGCCCGGGGCACCGAGCTGCGCCTCACCGACCTCGCCGGCGACGCCTGCGCACACCTGCTGCTCTACGTCGAGGGCCGCCCCTGGGAACGGCTCAACGTCGCCGACACCGTCAAGGTGCTGTGGAACGCCTACATCGGCGAAGGCCACCTGCTGCTGTCGGACCAGGGCCGCGTGCTGGCCTCGATGGTCGCCGACACCTCCGGCCGCCATGACACCATCTGCGGGACCTCCACCCTGCGGCGCAACATCGAGCGGTACGGCGACGGCTCGCCGCAGGGCGCGTCCCCCGCCGGGCGGGAGCTGTTCACGCTGGCCGCCGCCAAGCACGGCCTGCAGCCCCGGGACCTGCCCCCGTCGATCTCCTTCTTCCAGGGGGTCAGGGTCGGCCCCGACGGCGGCCTGATCTTCACCGGCTCGGCCGGGCCCGGCGCGTCGGTCACCCTGCGCGCCGAGATGCCGCTGGTCGTGCTCATCGCCAACACCGCGCACCCCATCGACCCGCGCCCCGCCTACACCTGCACCCCGCTGGAGGTCCTGGCCTGGCGCGCCCGGCCCACCGCACCCGACGACCCCCTGTGGCAGGCGAGCCCCGAAGGCCGCCGCGCCTTCCTCAACACCGCCGAGGTGACCCGATGA
- a CDS encoding amino acid permease, with product MLFAGLLAAPSLTDGRLASEGLSYVLTSRLGDWVGKLLLADVVLAITVATLAIQTAATRMLFSMSRDGAMPWSKALSRVSPRSGMPTGPALVTGMGAAAILLLNFASPEAFLAIGTTCIVLLYLAYAMVTGPLLLQRLRGGWRGGAPAGFAEDGSRLFSMGRWGLPVNALALCYGLAMAVNLAWPRAEVYAPITGHWFFQWFTVLFLAAVVALGALYRRLRRPAARVAQAGQIPVGNAGQA from the coding sequence ATCCTGTTCGCCGGTCTGCTCGCCGCGCCCAGCCTGACCGACGGGAGGCTGGCCTCCGAGGGCCTGTCGTACGTGCTCACCAGCAGGCTGGGCGACTGGGTGGGCAAGCTGCTGCTGGCCGACGTCGTGCTCGCGATCACCGTGGCGACCCTGGCGATCCAGACCGCCGCCACCAGGATGCTGTTCTCCATGTCGCGTGACGGGGCGATGCCCTGGTCGAAGGCGCTGTCCAGGGTCTCGCCCCGCAGCGGGATGCCGACCGGGCCCGCGCTGGTCACCGGGATGGGCGCGGCGGCCATCCTGCTGCTCAACTTCGCCTCTCCGGAGGCGTTCCTGGCCATCGGCACCACCTGCATCGTGCTGCTCTACCTGGCGTACGCGATGGTGACGGGCCCGCTGCTGCTCCAGCGCCTGCGCGGCGGCTGGCGGGGCGGGGCGCCGGCCGGGTTCGCCGAGGACGGCAGCCGACTGTTCAGCATGGGCCGCTGGGGCCTGCCGGTCAACGCGCTGGCCCTCTGCTACGGCCTGGCGATGGCGGTCAACCTGGCGTGGCCGAGGGCCGAGGTGTACGCGCCGATCACCGGCCACTGGTTCTTCCAGTGGTTCACCGTGCTCTTCCTGGCGGCGGTCGTGGCCCTGGGCGCGCTCTACCGGCGGCTACGCCGGCCCGCGGCCCGTGTCGCGCAGGCCGGGCAGATCCCCGTCGGGAACGCCGGCCAGGCGTAG
- a CDS encoding TetR/AcrR family transcriptional regulator — protein MSASSTVRRVGRPRAVERPRSELSPREEILTAAAELFTTHGYAATSTRAMAERAGIRQASIYHYFGGKEDILAELLESTVRPSLETARALTGGTPEQRLWELCYCDARLLCSGPHNLGALYLLPEVHTERFAAFRRMRDELKDTYGRLLAETSAGAALTPAERALRTDLLFALIEGVILIRRDAPGEMAADVLETLAAATADAALRLAGVPDGDLPGLRDTGRGPA, from the coding sequence GTGAGTGCCAGTTCCACCGTCAGAAGAGTCGGCAGGCCGCGAGCCGTCGAACGGCCCCGAAGTGAGCTGAGCCCCCGGGAGGAGATCCTGACGGCGGCGGCGGAGTTGTTCACGACGCACGGCTACGCCGCGACCTCGACGCGGGCGATGGCCGAGCGGGCCGGGATCAGGCAGGCGTCGATCTACCACTATTTCGGCGGCAAGGAGGACATCCTCGCCGAACTGCTGGAGAGCACGGTGCGGCCCTCGCTGGAGACCGCCCGCGCTCTCACCGGCGGCACGCCGGAGCAGCGGCTGTGGGAGCTGTGCTACTGCGACGCCAGGCTGCTGTGCTCGGGCCCCCACAACCTGGGCGCGCTCTATCTGCTGCCCGAGGTGCACACCGAACGGTTCGCCGCCTTCCGCCGCATGCGCGACGAGCTCAAGGACACGTACGGCCGGCTGCTGGCGGAAACCTCCGCCGGAGCGGCGCTGACGCCCGCCGAGCGGGCGCTGCGCACCGATCTGCTGTTCGCGCTGATCGAGGGCGTCATCCTGATCCGCAGGGACGCTCCGGGCGAGATGGCCGCCGACGTCCTGGAGACGCTGGCGGCCGCCACCGCCGACGCGGCGCTACGCCTGGCCGGCGTTCCCGACGGGGATCTGCCCGGCCTGCGCGACACGGGCCGCGGGCCGGCGTAG
- a CDS encoding class I SAM-dependent methyltransferase, with product MTDAGGRVEPSGVWATAVGVARVRAMETAREQPLFRDPLAQAFAMAGGRDPGAPPPPRADEAAQCRRLGVAFSIVIRTKFLDDLLERAVASGVRQVVLLGAGMDSRAFRMDWPEGTRLFEVDTAEPLDFKASVLRQERAVPRCERITVPVDLHEDWPGALAAAGHDPAQPTVWIAEGLLIYLPEDAVQSLLERVGALSAAGSRLGLTLGSRGVLERFREDATPGSAASMWVWEMPEDPVGWLHGLGWEAETFTLRERAEVYGRPMLTPPQLDEGAGGLVSAVRAAH from the coding sequence GTGACTGATGCGGGGGGACGGGTCGAGCCGTCCGGGGTGTGGGCCACGGCCGTGGGCGTGGCCCGGGTGAGGGCGATGGAGACGGCACGCGAGCAGCCGCTGTTCCGCGACCCGCTGGCGCAGGCCTTCGCCATGGCCGGTGGGAGAGACCCTGGGGCGCCGCCGCCCCCGCGCGCGGACGAGGCGGCGCAGTGCCGCCGGCTCGGTGTGGCCTTCTCGATCGTCATCCGGACGAAGTTCCTCGACGACCTGCTCGAGCGGGCGGTCGCGTCCGGCGTCCGGCAGGTCGTGCTGCTCGGAGCCGGGATGGACAGCAGGGCCTTCCGGATGGACTGGCCTGAGGGGACCCGGCTGTTCGAGGTCGACACAGCCGAACCGCTGGACTTCAAGGCGTCGGTGCTGCGTCAGGAGCGGGCCGTTCCGCGCTGCGAGCGGATCACCGTCCCGGTCGACCTGCATGAGGACTGGCCCGGCGCCTTGGCCGCGGCCGGGCACGATCCGGCGCAGCCGACGGTGTGGATCGCCGAGGGACTGCTGATCTATCTGCCCGAGGACGCGGTGCAGTCGCTGCTCGAACGGGTCGGCGCGCTGTCCGCCGCAGGCAGCAGGCTGGGTCTGACACTGGGCTCGCGCGGTGTGCTCGAACGCTTCCGCGAGGACGCCACTCCGGGATCGGCGGCATCGATGTGGGTCTGGGAGATGCCGGAAGACCCGGTCGGCTGGCTGCACGGCCTCGGCTGGGAGGCGGAGACCTTCACCCTGCGTGAGCGCGCCGAGGTCTACGGGCGCCCGATGCTCACCCCGCCGCAGCTTGACGAGGGCGCCGGCGGACTGGTCTCGGCGGTGCGCGCGGCGCACTGA
- a CDS encoding urea amidolyase associated protein UAAP2 has translation MTLTDTSVLDVTVAARAPWSAVIRAGQELTITDLGGNQAVDFLLYDAHDTAVRYSAPDTIHAQGNIFLTTGSVLLSNEHTPLMTVVADTCGRHDTVGGACSKESNTLRYGHHTYSQHACVENFLIEGSRHGLGKRDLVSNINWFMNVPVEADGTLGIVDGISAPGLAVTLRAETDVLVLVSNCPQINNPCNGFDPTPVRMTVR, from the coding sequence ATGACCCTCACCGACACGTCCGTGCTCGACGTCACCGTCGCCGCCCGCGCCCCCTGGTCGGCCGTCATCCGCGCCGGGCAGGAGCTGACCATCACCGACCTCGGCGGCAACCAGGCGGTCGACTTCCTGCTGTACGACGCGCACGACACGGCCGTGCGCTACAGCGCCCCCGACACCATCCACGCCCAGGGCAACATCTTCCTCACCACCGGCAGCGTGCTGCTGTCGAACGAGCACACCCCGCTGATGACCGTCGTCGCGGACACCTGCGGCCGCCACGACACCGTCGGCGGCGCCTGCTCCAAGGAGTCCAACACCCTGCGCTACGGGCACCACACCTACTCCCAGCACGCCTGCGTCGAGAACTTCCTCATCGAGGGCAGCCGCCACGGGCTCGGCAAGCGCGACCTGGTCAGCAACATCAACTGGTTCATGAACGTCCCGGTCGAGGCCGACGGCACGCTCGGCATCGTGGACGGCATCTCCGCTCCCGGCCTCGCGGTCACCCTGCGCGCCGAGACCGACGTGCTGGTCCTGGTCTCCAACTGCCCGCAGATCAACAACCCGTGCAACGGCTTCGATCCCACGCCCGTACGGATGACGGTGCGATGA